TCACCGTCGCGCGGTCGGTGGTCCCCTCGCGGGGCGCGAGCACCGTCCGGGCCGTGGTTGAGTCGAACTCCGTGGGGTCGGCCGCGGGCGCGAGCGAGACGATGCGCCAGTCGCCCGTCCCGCGGTCCACCGGCAGGTAGAGTCGCAGGTCCCCCGTTCCGGGGTCGGTCGCCATCGCGGGGCGTTCGACGCTCTCGACCCCCAACTCGTCGGCGGAGACGGCGGCGACCTCTCGGAGGTCGCCGCCGTTTCCGGCTTCGTATTCGAAGATTCTGACCCCGCTCCCCCGCGCTTCGGACGTGCGCTCTCGCACGGCGAGGTACGCGTCGCCGTCGTAGCGGTGGACGCACGGCGCGCCCACCCAGTTGCCCTCACCCGAATCGTCGGGTTCGAGTAGCGTCTCTGCGTCCGCCACGTCGAGTTCCGGAACGCGTGCGTACTCCCCCATGGGGCCGAGTTCGCGCGCCGGGACCGAAATCCCTGCGATGTCAGATGTGGCTCGCTACCGTCCTCCCACGGACGGTATCACAGACTGACTTACGAATCGGGTCAAAGAAGAAGGTCGCATGGAATATCAGACACCAAACTACTGAGCCGTTGTATGTCGAGTCGGTACTAGCCGAAAACAGAAAGTGGAGCAAGTCAAACAGACGAATCAACACTGTGTTTTCAACATTCCCCCTAAGTTGGGAGTCACACCGATAGGATATCTGGCTGTATCCCGGTGTATGTCCGACCACGAATGTGCGTGCGGCTGTCGCAGCGACCGACAGGGATCGAACGCCAACGCGACGACTGAGCGATGGTTCGCCGACGACTCCGTTCTTACTGCGGAACTCCCCGCTGACGTTCGGTCATCACTGGCACGACTGATCGGGGTGGACACGGTAGAGACGCTGGGCGACTGGATTATCGAGGTCCGTCGCCGGACCGTCGGTAGAGCCATACAGATCGATGACCTCTGCCACGCAGACGAGAAGACGGACCACCGAGGTGAGTTAGACGGAGAAACGTACTACTTCCGTTGTTTCTACGATGCGGTGGCCCTGTCAGCCCTCACAGAGACGCCGGTCGATATTCGGACCGAGAGTCCAGACGGTACTGTGATTAAAGCGCGCGCAAACGGAACGACTGACCTGACGGTCACGCCCGAAACGGCGGTATTCTCGTTCGGCATTGAGGATTTAGTCGACTCGCCCGTAGACGGCACGCTATCGCACGAAGACATCTACGCGGCAGTCTGTCCCTACGTCAGGGCATTTCCTAATAGAGAAGCATACGAACGCTGGGAAAAGACGGTTCCTGCAGCGACCGTTGCGTTGCCACTCCCGGGCGCTACGGACATCGCAGCCGGCCTCATCGAGTAATTTTAGAAAAGGCTGGTCGAGTACTTCGAAAGCACCCCCCGGGCCAGTTCATCGTCCGAGGTGGTGACGCAACAGGTTTCGTTCGGCGCGCTGCAGATGTTCGGCGACCGTCGATGAATCAATATCTAATTCTCCAGCAATGTCATCAGTCGTCACCTCGCGAGGCACCTCGTAGTACCCGTTGTCGTAGGCCGTCTGAATCACCTCACGCTGACGATTCGTGAGGTCGTCTATCGGTCGCTCACGTCCCTCGTACACGTCAAGTTTCCGGAGATCCGGCGATACCCCGGCAGTCTCATACCTGTCGACGGTCCCTGCAATGGCCTCTTGTGGGCCGACGAGTGACAGAGTTGCCCCGTGCTCGTTTACGACCGGATTACAGGTGCCGACAAGGTCCTCCATCTCGCCGGCGAGGCTCTCCGGGAGTCCCGGCGCAGTGAATGCGATGACATACAGTTGTATATCGTCTATCTCCGCAACGTGTTCCCACTGATCAACGCACTCAAGCGACGACAGTCGTTTCTCATCGAGGCGCGTTTCAACTTCTACCTGCACTACTGCACCGAACCCACGACAGACGAGTTCCTCGAAGTCCTGTAGTCCCGCCTCTTGGCAGAGCGAAACGAGCCCCTCGATGCCCATCGTTTCGTATTCTGAATCGCTGATCGTTATGCGGGCCTCGCGCATGGCACGACTCGGTATCCACTGGCCATTTAATAAAACGTAGCGCCCAACATATTGGGCAGTGACCACGACCGAAATGGACACTACCTCCCGGAGATAAAGCGTCCTAGCATTTCCGGAGGACAATCTTTTGTCCTGTTTCTGGTACGCTACGACGATGACAGCCATCGAAACACACGGCCTCACCAAGCGCTTCGGCGACGTCGTAGCCGTTGACGACCTCGACTTATCCGTCGAGAAAGGTGAGGTATTCGGCTTCCTCGGGCCGAACGGTGCAGGCAAGTCCACCACCATCGACATGCTACTGGACTACGTTCGCCCCACCGAGGGGACCGCGACAGTACTGGAGATGAACGTTCACGAGGAGTCGGAGGCGCTTCGAGAGCGCATCGGCGTCCTCCCTGAGGGACTCGGCCTCTACGAACGGCTGACAGGGCGGCGTCACCTCGAACTCGCCGCCAATTGGACGGACGCCACTACCACTTCCGACGCAGTCCTCGACCGCGTCGGTCTGGCCGAGGGTGACGCTGCCCGACCCGTCGGCGATTACTCGAAAGGAATGCAACAACGGTTGGCGCTAGGAATGGCGCTGGTCGGTGATCCCGATCTCCTCGTCCTCGACGAACCCTCGTCTGGTTTCGACCCCCACGGCATCCGGGAGATGCGCGACCTTGTCCGCGAAGAGGCTGCCGACGGGACGACCGTCTTCTTCTCTAGCCACATCCTCGGCCAAGTCGAAGCAGTGTGTGATCGCGTCGCCATTCTGTCCGAGGGCGACTTAGTGGCCGTCGATACCGTCGAGGGACTACGGAAAACTGTCGGGGCTGGCTCCGAACTTCACCTGCGCATAGCCGGTGATTTCGATAGTAGTGTGGCCGACATCGATGGTGTCGATTCCACGCAGTTTGCGGACGGCATCCTCCGAATCGGATGTGGGGACTCACGTGCGAAAGCACGAGTCATTACGAAACTCACGAACGACGGTATCGAAATCCTCGACGTAGACTCCGAGCAGGCATCGTTGGAAGACGTGTTCACAGCGTACACGACGGGTGGTCGTTCCGACGCGGACCGTAACGACTTCCGTCAAACCCAAACGGTGAA
This genomic window from Halorussus vallis contains:
- a CDS encoding helix-turn-helix domain-containing protein, coding for MREARITISDSEYETMGIEGLVSLCQEAGLQDFEELVCRGFGAVVQVEVETRLDEKRLSSLECVDQWEHVAEIDDIQLYVIAFTAPGLPESLAGEMEDLVGTCNPVVNEHGATLSLVGPQEAIAGTVDRYETAGVSPDLRKLDVYEGRERPIDDLTNRQREVIQTAYDNGYYEVPREVTTDDIAGELDIDSSTVAEHLQRAERNLLRHHLGR
- a CDS encoding ABC transporter ATP-binding protein — translated: MTAIETHGLTKRFGDVVAVDDLDLSVEKGEVFGFLGPNGAGKSTTIDMLLDYVRPTEGTATVLEMNVHEESEALRERIGVLPEGLGLYERLTGRRHLELAANWTDATTTSDAVLDRVGLAEGDAARPVGDYSKGMQQRLALGMALVGDPDLLVLDEPSSGFDPHGIREMRDLVREEAADGTTVFFSSHILGQVEAVCDRVAILSEGDLVAVDTVEGLRKTVGAGSELHLRIAGDFDSSVADIDGVDSTQFADGILRIGCGDSRAKARVITKLTNDGIEILDVDSEQASLEDVFTAYTTGGRSDADRNDFRQTQTVKP
- the merB gene encoding organomercurial lyase, producing MSDHECACGCRSDRQGSNANATTERWFADDSVLTAELPADVRSSLARLIGVDTVETLGDWIIEVRRRTVGRAIQIDDLCHADEKTDHRGELDGETYYFRCFYDAVALSALTETPVDIRTESPDGTVIKARANGTTDLTVTPETAVFSFGIEDLVDSPVDGTLSHEDIYAAVCPYVRAFPNREAYERWEKTVPAATVALPLPGATDIAAGLIE